From Draconibacterium halophilum, one genomic window encodes:
- a CDS encoding methyltransferase family protein, producing the protein MEIIRFIPLIGFLLFCLQIGIRAFVLHQKGTPLSVQKKQKSKGISTVLLTAFFVVFLNELVYKAGFIGFSVLPDELQPLLTGQILLAISGTSLILLANLLMLLTLRSINQSLRFGLDKRNLGKLVTSGIYAWSRNPFFLSINCLFVGICLVFPTPFFIGICTLTLVSVHLFILKEERFMHENYGENYKNYSKKVRRYF; encoded by the coding sequence ATGGAAATCATTCGATTTATACCGCTGATCGGCTTTTTGCTTTTCTGTTTGCAAATTGGTATCCGGGCTTTCGTTTTGCATCAAAAAGGAACACCGTTATCCGTTCAAAAAAAGCAGAAGTCAAAAGGAATTAGCACGGTTTTACTCACCGCTTTCTTCGTGGTGTTTTTAAATGAACTGGTTTATAAAGCAGGATTCATTGGTTTTTCCGTTCTGCCTGACGAACTGCAACCGTTACTGACAGGACAGATTCTTTTAGCGATTAGTGGAACCAGCCTTATTTTGCTGGCCAACCTGTTAATGTTACTAACATTGCGCTCAATAAATCAATCACTGCGTTTTGGTCTGGATAAACGTAATCTTGGAAAACTGGTAACTTCAGGAATTTATGCCTGGTCGCGTAATCCTTTTTTTCTATCTATTAATTGTTTGTTTGTTGGAATATGCCTGGTGTTTCCAACTCCTTTTTTTATCGGAATTTGCACATTAACGCTGGTTTCCGTCCATCTTTTTATCTTAAAAGAAGAGCGTTTTATGCATGAAAATTACGGGGAGAATTATAAAAATTACAGCAAAAAAGTACGCCGATATTTTTAA
- a CDS encoding amidohydrolase, which produces MRLFKALILLFVMASCTQKEKVDLIVSRGSVYTVDEEFTTAESFAVKDGKILAVGTAQEILDKYESDNIVDANGQFVYPGFNDAHCHFNGYAINLMQYADLRGTESPDEIYTLLMAHHDKFGGDWILGRSWDQNDWEVKDFPDKTKLDELFPDIPVYLVRVDGHAGWCNTKALELAGIKADTKVQGGEVLLKNGEPTGILIDNAMGFVGKLIPEITAEQQEKGLLEAQKNCFAAGLTSVTDCGLDKATILLMDEMQKDGNLKMRVNAMLNPTQENFDFFVKKGEAWKTDRLLVNTIKIYADGALGSRGALLMGDYSDDKGNSGLQIETQDYYDMICRLAYDNNFVVATHAIGNGANRLMLDTYGKLLKEKNDRRWRIEHSQIINPDDFEKFAAFSIVPSIQPTHCTSDMPWAEDRVGAERIKGAYAYQTLLNQNGWLPAGTDFPVEDIYPLYTFYSAVFRTDHSGWPEGGWHKYEGLTREQTLRSMTSWAAKSSFEEDQKGALKPGMWADFVILDTDLMKATPEEVLNTKILSTWSAGGKVF; this is translated from the coding sequence ATGAGATTGTTTAAGGCATTAATTTTATTATTCGTAATGGCATCGTGCACACAAAAAGAAAAGGTTGACCTGATTGTTTCGAGAGGCTCGGTTTATACCGTTGATGAGGAATTTACAACTGCTGAGTCGTTTGCAGTTAAAGATGGAAAGATTCTGGCTGTAGGTACTGCACAAGAGATTCTGGACAAATACGAGTCGGATAATATTGTTGATGCTAATGGACAGTTTGTTTATCCCGGCTTTAACGATGCACACTGTCATTTTAATGGATATGCCATTAATTTGATGCAATATGCCGATTTGCGCGGAACCGAAAGTCCGGATGAAATATATACGCTTTTAATGGCTCATCACGATAAATTTGGTGGCGATTGGATTTTAGGAAGAAGCTGGGATCAGAATGATTGGGAAGTGAAAGATTTTCCTGATAAAACAAAATTGGATGAGTTGTTTCCTGATATTCCGGTTTACCTGGTTCGTGTTGACGGACATGCCGGATGGTGCAACACAAAAGCTTTGGAGTTGGCAGGAATTAAGGCCGATACCAAAGTTCAGGGTGGGGAAGTGCTGTTGAAAAATGGCGAACCTACCGGAATTCTGATCGATAATGCCATGGGATTTGTAGGAAAACTGATTCCGGAGATTACAGCTGAGCAACAAGAAAAAGGTTTGCTGGAAGCACAGAAAAACTGTTTTGCAGCCGGATTGACTTCGGTTACCGATTGTGGGCTGGATAAAGCAACCATTTTACTGATGGATGAAATGCAAAAGGACGGCAACTTAAAAATGCGGGTGAATGCCATGTTGAATCCTACGCAGGAAAATTTCGATTTTTTTGTAAAAAAAGGAGAAGCCTGGAAAACCGACCGTTTGTTGGTGAATACCATAAAAATTTATGCCGATGGTGCGCTGGGATCGAGAGGTGCGCTGCTGATGGGCGATTATTCGGATGACAAAGGAAACAGCGGGCTGCAAATTGAAACGCAGGATTATTATGATATGATTTGCCGGTTGGCTTATGACAATAATTTTGTGGTTGCCACACATGCCATTGGCAACGGTGCCAATCGTTTAATGCTCGACACTTACGGGAAGCTTCTGAAAGAGAAGAATGACCGACGCTGGCGAATCGAACATTCGCAGATCATAAACCCGGATGATTTTGAAAAATTTGCCGCGTTTTCTATTGTTCCTTCTATCCAGCCAACACATTGTACCAGCGATATGCCTTGGGCCGAAGACCGCGTTGGAGCAGAGCGGATTAAAGGTGCTTATGCTTACCAAACCTTGCTGAACCAAAATGGCTGGTTACCCGCCGGAACCGATTTCCCTGTAGAAGATATTTATCCGCTTTATACTTTTTACTCGGCCGTATTTCGTACCGACCACAGTGGATGGCCAGAAGGTGGTTGGCACAAATATGAGGGGCTGACACGAGAGCAAACCTTACGTTCAATGACAAGCTGGGCTGCAAAATCTTCTTTCGAAGAAGACCAAAAAGGAGCATTAAAACCGGGAATGTGGGCCGATTTTGTAATTCTTGATACCGATTTGATGAAAGCTACGCCAGAAGAGGTATTAAACACTAAAATACTAAGTACCTGGAGCGCCGGGGGAAAAGTGTTTTAA
- a CDS encoding TonB-dependent receptor, which translates to MKYIFAFMLMALLINIRVNAQQNEKKDSIKHYQLEDIEIKSPKYNRNIFKIPAAATMIPARLIENNKVEDLTAISAIVPNFFMPDYGSKLTSPVYIRGVGNRINTPSVGLYVDGIPYFEKSAFNFDFFDIEQIEVLRGPQGTLYGRNAMGGLINIISRQPNDERLTEISTDYGNYNQINAQISHNQPIGKTFSVLGNLGIRHNDGFFTNQYNNKKADQLDSYSGRLKFLFTPSDRFRASGNVQYEDSQQSGYPYAIFNDETNKVTEINYNRESGYNRKLFSSGLNLAYSADNYQIHAVSSFQSVNDAQAVDQDFSANDLYFVTQDQDIDMFSQEINIQSNENETYEWLFGAFAFHQGLDKEVHLDMGIDQLANMPFDEYSYTKYYDNSNSGIAFFHQSTLKLGELSLTAGIRADYEKATLNYVYDRSLNGNLRNEDAFESDMDFFEILPKLALKYSISEYLVPYATIAKGYNSGGFNSTFEREEDRSFDPERSWNYEAGIKTKWLKQRIYANLAFFYIDWDNQQIYQTVPSGTGSMLTNAGKSESKGVEFEIKTLPAKNLETWLAFGYNDAKFVEYEKNEDEIYNGNYLPYVPRFSFNMGGNYTIAVNSSWLEQIRLHLTYNGFGKHYWKETNIAYQDYYGLLNSRISFDTKNIQLSFWGKNILDADYNSFYFQAIGNSYAQSGRPATMGLNLKVNF; encoded by the coding sequence ATGAAATACATTTTTGCCTTTATGTTGATGGCATTACTGATTAATATCAGAGTAAATGCCCAGCAAAATGAAAAAAAAGACTCTATAAAACATTATCAATTAGAGGATATTGAAATAAAATCGCCAAAATACAACCGCAATATTTTTAAGATTCCGGCAGCAGCAACTATGATTCCTGCTCGTCTTATTGAAAACAATAAGGTAGAAGACCTGACAGCTATTTCGGCTATTGTTCCTAACTTTTTTATGCCCGATTACGGATCGAAACTTACGTCTCCGGTTTACATTCGTGGTGTTGGTAACCGAATTAATACACCATCGGTAGGTTTATATGTTGATGGTATCCCATACTTTGAAAAATCAGCTTTTAACTTTGATTTTTTTGATATTGAACAGATTGAAGTTTTACGTGGCCCACAAGGAACACTGTATGGAAGAAATGCAATGGGTGGATTGATTAACATTATTTCGCGCCAACCGAATGATGAGCGCCTGACCGAAATTTCAACCGATTATGGAAATTACAATCAAATAAATGCACAAATTTCACATAATCAACCTATTGGGAAAACATTTTCAGTGCTCGGAAATCTTGGTATTCGACATAACGATGGTTTTTTTACCAATCAATACAACAACAAAAAAGCCGATCAACTGGACTCCTATTCAGGAAGATTGAAATTCCTTTTTACACCTTCCGACCGATTTCGAGCATCAGGAAATGTACAGTACGAAGACAGCCAACAGAGTGGTTATCCTTACGCCATTTTTAACGACGAAACAAACAAAGTTACCGAAATTAACTACAACCGGGAGAGTGGTTACAACCGTAAACTTTTTTCTTCGGGTTTAAACCTGGCCTATTCTGCAGATAATTATCAAATCCACGCTGTAAGTAGTTTTCAATCGGTAAATGATGCACAAGCTGTCGATCAGGACTTTTCTGCTAACGATTTATATTTTGTAACGCAAGACCAGGATATTGACATGTTCTCGCAGGAAATAAATATCCAGTCGAATGAAAATGAAACTTACGAATGGCTGTTTGGTGCTTTTGCCTTTCATCAGGGTCTTGATAAAGAAGTACATTTGGATATGGGTATAGATCAATTGGCCAACATGCCATTTGATGAATACTCGTACACAAAATATTACGATAACAGCAATTCGGGCATTGCATTTTTCCATCAGTCAACATTAAAATTAGGAGAGTTATCGCTTACTGCCGGAATTCGTGCTGATTACGAAAAAGCAACCCTCAACTATGTTTACGATCGGTCGCTAAACGGAAACCTCCGTAATGAGGATGCTTTTGAAAGCGATATGGATTTCTTTGAAATTCTGCCGAAACTGGCTTTAAAGTATAGTATTTCGGAATATTTAGTTCCTTATGCAACCATTGCCAAAGGTTATAATTCCGGAGGTTTTAACTCTACTTTTGAACGCGAAGAAGACCGCTCGTTCGATCCGGAGCGATCGTGGAACTACGAAGCCGGTATAAAAACAAAGTGGCTAAAACAGCGCATATACGCCAACCTGGCTTTCTTTTACATCGACTGGGATAATCAGCAGATTTACCAAACGGTACCAAGCGGAACCGGATCGATGCTAACCAACGCCGGAAAATCGGAAAGTAAAGGTGTTGAGTTTGAAATTAAAACGCTGCCGGCAAAAAATCTGGAGACCTGGCTCGCCTTTGGGTACAACGATGCAAAATTTGTTGAATACGAAAAAAACGAAGACGAAATTTACAACGGAAACTACCTGCCGTACGTTCCCCGCTTTTCGTTTAACATGGGCGGAAACTATACAATTGCAGTTAATTCAAGCTGGCTTGAACAAATTCGCCTGCACCTGACTTATAATGGCTTTGGAAAACATTATTGGAAAGAAACGAATATTGCTTACCAGGATTATTACGGTCTGCTGAATTCCCGAATCAGTTTCGACACTAAAAATATTCAGCTATCTTTCTGGGGAAAAAATATCCTTGATGCAGATTACAATTCGTTCTATTTTCAGGCCATTGGAAACTCGTACGCTCAATCGGGAAGACCGGCTACTATGGGCTTAAATTTGAAGGTAAACTTCTAA
- a CDS encoding MFS transporter, with the protein MKQSEIKKYYTLLSLYLAQSIPMSFFSTVIPVIMRMENYSLESIGYIQLIKLPWILKMLWAPMVDKTSKNKRHYRRWIIMSEAFYAVVIMSIGYLNLQTDFTTIIVLMVIAFTASATQDIATDAFAILILNKKERSLGNSMQSAGSFIGTMMGSGVLLIIYHYWGWLWLLRSLGLFVLFALIPVSLYNARNGKELDRSTKNVSPLEFIYFFRQKNIGGHLLLLFLFYSGIIGILTMIKPYFVDLGYDIKEIGIISGIFGTACGVLMTVPAGFLLRKKGITKAVWIFPVINVLVATYFFGLTFTNHPLWLVYIGVALLWGAYAMSSVFVYTMSMHVVRKGREGTDFTIQIVVTHLSSLVIAIMSGKIADALTYRGLFAIEIGLGILILALLPFIFRKSFYLKYEQETD; encoded by the coding sequence ATGAAACAAAGCGAAATAAAAAAGTATTATACGCTGCTTAGCCTCTACCTGGCGCAGTCGATCCCCATGAGTTTTTTCTCTACGGTGATTCCCGTGATCATGCGGATGGAGAACTACTCGCTGGAATCCATCGGTTATATCCAGTTGATAAAACTACCGTGGATTCTTAAAATGCTGTGGGCGCCAATGGTCGATAAAACCAGCAAAAACAAACGGCACTACCGCCGCTGGATCATCATGTCGGAGGCTTTTTATGCAGTGGTAATCATGAGCATCGGTTACTTAAACCTGCAAACCGATTTTACTACCATTATTGTTTTGATGGTAATTGCTTTTACCGCTTCGGCAACGCAGGATATTGCCACCGATGCTTTTGCTATTCTTATTTTAAACAAAAAAGAACGCAGCCTGGGAAACAGCATGCAATCGGCCGGTAGTTTTATCGGAACCATGATGGGAAGCGGAGTACTACTCATTATTTACCATTATTGGGGGTGGTTATGGTTGTTGCGCTCGCTCGGCTTGTTTGTGTTGTTTGCGCTCATTCCGGTGTCGTTATACAATGCACGCAATGGAAAAGAACTCGATCGCTCAACAAAAAATGTCTCGCCACTGGAGTTTATCTACTTTTTCAGGCAGAAAAATATTGGTGGTCACTTATTGCTGTTGTTCCTTTTTTATTCAGGAATAATCGGCATATTGACCATGATAAAACCCTACTTTGTTGACTTGGGTTACGACATAAAAGAAATTGGAATTATCTCCGGGATATTTGGAACTGCCTGCGGTGTTTTAATGACCGTTCCTGCAGGATTCCTGCTCCGCAAAAAAGGAATTACAAAAGCGGTGTGGATATTTCCGGTAATTAATGTGTTGGTTGCCACGTACTTTTTCGGGTTAACATTTACCAATCATCCTTTATGGTTGGTGTATATTGGTGTTGCCCTGCTTTGGGGAGCTTATGCCATGTCGTCGGTATTTGTGTATACCATGAGCATGCACGTTGTTCGAAAAGGAAGGGAAGGAACCGATTTTACCATTCAGATAGTAGTTACACATTTAAGCAGCCTGGTTATTGCAATAATGAGCGGAAAAATTGCTGATGCACTCACTTACCGCGGGCTGTTTGCTATTGAAATTGGGCTGGGAATACTGATTCTTGCCCTGCTGCCATTTATCTTCAGAAAAAGTTTTTACCTGAAGTATGAACAAGAAACCGATTAA
- the hemN gene encoding oxygen-independent coproporphyrinogen III oxidase, with protein sequence MKVSQKLIEKYNTPVPRYTSYPPANFFSPEFTPEEYVKVLEQSNDENPQNISIYIHIPFCPKICYFCGCNTHLTRDENKMEVYVDALKKEIRMVKKLLSDDRKVSQVHWGGGTPNSLPIAMVEDIMNLIHELFDYIPNPEIAMECHPAMLDKDYIDRLAALKFNRFSLGIQDFDTKVLENVNRDPSILPEEELVAMIRSHEGTSVNFDFIYGLPFQDEASFAKTIERAISLSPDRLVTFSYAHVPWVKKAQKILDARGLPAATQKLAMFEVGYRLLTENGYDAIGLDHFARPDDELSIAFKNKTLHRNFQGYCTRETTGQVYAFGSTGISQLENAYAQNAKDTNTYVDQINKGKFTIEKGYQLNPTEKIIRHVINEVMCNYYISWEEAAQILQTTPAVIKQSIVYDESFLAGFVEEGLLTISKDELHVSKQGRFFVRNIAASLDPNMRNATLKFSKAL encoded by the coding sequence ATGAAAGTATCACAAAAACTTATAGAAAAATATAATACCCCGGTACCGCGATACACAAGTTATCCGCCGGCAAACTTTTTTTCTCCCGAATTTACTCCGGAAGAATACGTTAAGGTGTTGGAACAATCCAACGATGAAAACCCACAGAATATTTCCATTTACATCCATATTCCGTTCTGCCCCAAAATCTGCTATTTTTGCGGCTGTAACACCCATCTAACAAGAGATGAAAATAAAATGGAAGTTTATGTTGATGCGCTGAAAAAAGAGATTCGCATGGTGAAAAAGTTGCTGAGCGATGACCGAAAAGTGTCGCAGGTGCACTGGGGAGGCGGAACACCAAACTCCTTGCCCATTGCAATGGTTGAAGATATTATGAACCTGATTCATGAGCTTTTCGATTACATTCCAAATCCTGAGATTGCAATGGAATGCCACCCTGCCATGCTTGATAAAGATTATATCGACCGGTTGGCAGCGCTGAAATTTAACCGCTTTAGTTTAGGTATTCAGGATTTTGATACAAAAGTTTTGGAAAATGTAAACCGCGACCCATCTATACTTCCTGAGGAAGAATTGGTTGCCATGATCCGCAGTCACGAGGGTACCAGCGTGAATTTCGATTTTATTTACGGCCTTCCGTTTCAGGATGAAGCGTCGTTTGCCAAAACCATTGAACGCGCCATAAGTCTTTCGCCCGATCGTTTGGTAACCTTCTCGTACGCACACGTTCCATGGGTGAAAAAAGCACAAAAAATACTGGATGCACGTGGTTTACCAGCAGCTACACAAAAGCTGGCCATGTTTGAAGTTGGTTATCGTTTATTAACTGAAAATGGTTACGATGCCATTGGTCTCGACCATTTTGCCCGCCCCGATGACGAGCTGAGTATAGCCTTTAAAAACAAAACGCTGCACCGTAATTTCCAGGGGTATTGCACCCGCGAAACTACCGGTCAGGTTTATGCTTTTGGTTCTACCGGAATAAGTCAGCTGGAAAATGCTTACGCACAAAATGCCAAAGACACGAATACCTATGTTGACCAGATAAACAAAGGAAAATTTACCATTGAGAAAGGTTATCAGCTCAATCCAACAGAGAAGATCATTCGCCACGTCATTAACGAAGTAATGTGCAACTACTATATTTCGTGGGAGGAAGCAGCGCAAATCTTGCAAACTACTCCCGCCGTAATTAAGCAAAGCATTGTTTACGATGAGTCGTTCCTTGCCGGTTTTGTTGAAGAAGGACTTTTAACAATTTCGAAAGACGAACTGCATGTAAGCAAACAAGGACGGTTTTTCGTACGAAACATCGCAGCGAGTCTCGATCCGAACATGCGGAATGCAACCTTAAAATTCTCAAAAGCACTGTAA
- the hemG gene encoding protoporphyrinogen oxidase: MQKNQLNIAVIGAGLTGLTTAYYLKKFGFRVQVFEKNDRAGGVIQTHRKNGFVFESGPNTGSMSQEEAAELFEDLAGDCTLEYANKTAEARWIWMDDKWHEMEMSGIKAITTPLFTWYDKFRILGEPFRKPGTDPNETIAQMVRRRMGKSFLRNAIDPFLSGVYAGDPEKLVTRFALPKLYWLEQNYGSFIGGSIKQKKARKKEPPRKANRQVFSVLNGLDNLTKALVKNIGEGNIKLGCKNLEVKTSGDKDFTVSGESFTHVISTAGSHALESLFPFFPKEKMQAIDKMNYAKVTQVVLGFNNWKGIPINAFGGLVPSAEKRDVLGILLPGSFLKNRAPENGALLSVFMGGIKKPEMFGYSDDKIKEIAEREVRDMMGLDSFEPDLLEIFRYPHAIPQYSFESEEKLQAITDLETEFKGLTLAGNMRDGIGMADRIKQGRTIANQFATDYL; encoded by the coding sequence ATGCAAAAAAACCAACTAAACATTGCCGTAATCGGCGCAGGACTAACCGGACTTACAACTGCTTATTACCTTAAAAAATTTGGCTTTCGGGTACAGGTTTTTGAAAAGAATGACCGTGCCGGTGGCGTAATTCAAACCCATCGAAAAAATGGTTTTGTGTTTGAATCGGGGCCAAATACCGGTTCGATGAGCCAGGAAGAAGCTGCTGAGCTTTTTGAAGATCTGGCCGGTGATTGTACGCTGGAATACGCGAATAAAACTGCTGAAGCTCGATGGATTTGGATGGACGACAAGTGGCACGAAATGGAAATGAGCGGAATAAAAGCCATTACCACTCCCCTTTTTACCTGGTACGATAAATTTCGCATTTTGGGCGAACCCTTTCGAAAACCGGGAACTGATCCGAATGAAACAATAGCCCAAATGGTGCGCCGCCGAATGGGAAAAAGCTTTCTACGAAATGCTATTGATCCCTTTCTTTCGGGTGTTTATGCCGGCGATCCGGAAAAATTGGTAACACGTTTTGCTTTGCCAAAACTTTACTGGCTGGAGCAAAATTATGGCAGTTTTATTGGTGGAAGTATTAAGCAAAAAAAAGCACGTAAAAAGGAACCGCCAAGAAAAGCAAATCGCCAGGTATTTTCAGTTTTAAACGGACTGGACAACCTGACTAAAGCACTGGTAAAAAATATTGGCGAAGGAAATATTAAATTGGGTTGTAAAAACCTGGAAGTAAAAACATCCGGAGACAAGGATTTTACTGTTTCTGGAGAATCATTTACTCATGTTATTTCAACAGCCGGATCGCATGCACTGGAAAGTCTTTTCCCATTCTTTCCGAAAGAAAAAATGCAGGCGATTGATAAAATGAATTACGCCAAAGTTACGCAGGTGGTACTGGGTTTTAACAACTGGAAAGGTATTCCTATCAATGCATTTGGCGGACTGGTTCCATCGGCCGAAAAGCGCGATGTGCTGGGTATTCTTTTGCCGGGTTCATTTCTGAAAAACCGTGCACCGGAAAACGGTGCTTTGTTGTCGGTATTTATGGGAGGTATTAAAAAGCCGGAAATGTTCGGGTATTCTGATGACAAAATAAAAGAAATTGCGGAACGCGAAGTACGCGACATGATGGGGCTCGACAGTTTTGAACCCGATCTTTTAGAGATATTCCGTTATCCGCATGCCATTCCGCAATACAGTTTCGAAAGTGAAGAAAAATTACAGGCTATTACCGATCTGGAGACCGAGTTTAAAGGCCTCACCTTAGCCGGAAATATGCGCGACGGAATTGGAATGGCCGACCGGATAAAACAAGGAAGAACAATTGCTAACCAATTTGCTACTGATTATTTATGA
- the hemH gene encoding ferrochelatase — MKTKTAVLLMNVGSPDKPTVPAVRKYLTEFLNDERVIDLPYLLRKFLVNAIIIPFRVKNSTKLYRQLWTKKGSPLIYISEELKQKLQEELGEDYEVFMGMRYGNPGYKAALAEIKKKGFEKLILLPLFPHHAMSTTETSLVAAQKEIKKLGIKAEVSEVGQFYHDPKFIDAFAERIQQYKLQDYDHIIFSYHGLPNRHLEKCHPGIKVEQCSCQKAMPEHGAMCYRATVYETSRLLAAQLNLQPKQYSVGFQSRLSKNWLTPFTDELLAEKLAEGKKKILIAAPSFVTDCLETTLELGVEYGEEFLDNGGEKLQLVDSLNTEKSWVETLAYLVRKSYS, encoded by the coding sequence ATGAAAACAAAAACAGCTGTTTTGTTGATGAACGTTGGTAGTCCCGACAAACCAACCGTTCCTGCAGTTCGGAAATACCTCACCGAGTTTTTAAACGACGAGCGTGTTATCGATCTTCCGTATCTGCTTCGTAAATTTTTGGTAAATGCGATTATCATTCCCTTCAGAGTGAAAAATTCAACCAAATTATACCGGCAGTTGTGGACTAAAAAAGGCTCGCCACTCATTTACATTTCGGAGGAGTTGAAGCAAAAATTGCAGGAAGAACTGGGTGAGGATTACGAAGTTTTTATGGGAATGCGCTACGGAAATCCGGGGTATAAAGCAGCATTGGCGGAAATTAAAAAGAAGGGCTTCGAGAAGCTGATTTTGTTGCCATTGTTTCCACATCATGCTATGTCAACCACCGAAACATCGCTGGTTGCCGCCCAAAAAGAAATAAAAAAGCTGGGAATAAAAGCGGAGGTAAGTGAGGTTGGGCAATTTTACCACGATCCGAAATTTATTGATGCTTTTGCCGAGCGCATTCAGCAATACAAGCTGCAAGATTACGACCATATTATTTTTTCGTATCACGGATTGCCAAACCGGCATTTGGAAAAGTGCCATCCGGGAATAAAAGTGGAACAATGCAGCTGCCAAAAAGCAATGCCTGAACACGGAGCTATGTGTTACCGCGCCACGGTTTACGAAACTTCGCGCTTGTTGGCAGCCCAATTAAACCTGCAGCCCAAGCAGTATTCAGTAGGTTTTCAGTCGCGTTTGTCGAAAAACTGGCTAACACCGTTTACCGATGAATTGCTGGCAGAAAAGCTGGCTGAAGGCAAAAAGAAAATACTGATAGCGGCACCGTCGTTTGTTACCGACTGCCTCGAAACAACACTGGAACTTGGCGTGGAATACGGCGAAGAATTTCTGGATAATGGCGGAGAAAAACTGCAGCTGGTTGATAGTTTAAACACCGAAAAAAGCTGGGTAGAAACGCTTGCATACCTTGTTCGCAAAAGCTATTCATAA
- a CDS encoding NAD-dependent succinate-semialdehyde dehydrogenase, with the protein MLKSINPVTNEVVKTYKPHSEDGVEKIINSVDKTWHHWRSTSFHHRGQLMQNAASILRSKKEELALLMAQEMGKVRSEGIAEIEKCAWVCEYYAVNAESFLENEIIETQASKSYVSFQPLGTILAVMPWNFPFWQVFRFAAPTLMAGNTAVLKHASNVPGCAVAIEDIFREAGFPENIFRSLLIGSSMVEKVIKHKAIKAVSLTGSTPAGKSVAALAGAELKKCVLELGGSDPYLILKDADLEMAAKTCAAGRLLNAGQSCIGAKRFIVEESVYAHFLELFTNEMAEAQFGDPFEEESTMGPMAREDLRDELHQQVVDSVNKGAEVILGGEIPHRKGAFYPPTILENIKPGMPVYEEELFGPVASVIKVKDEQEAIHVANDTDFGLGAAVFTNNLKKGEHIAEMELEAGACFVNDFVKSDPRLPFGGIKTSGFGRELSVHGIKEFVNVKTVFVK; encoded by the coding sequence ATGCTAAAATCCATTAATCCGGTTACTAACGAAGTGGTTAAAACCTATAAACCACACTCTGAAGATGGTGTTGAAAAAATCATAAATTCAGTAGATAAAACCTGGCATCACTGGCGAAGTACATCGTTTCACCACCGCGGACAATTGATGCAAAATGCAGCTAGTATTTTACGCAGCAAAAAAGAGGAACTGGCTTTGCTGATGGCACAGGAAATGGGGAAAGTTAGAAGTGAAGGAATTGCCGAAATTGAAAAGTGTGCCTGGGTATGCGAATACTATGCTGTTAATGCCGAAAGTTTTCTTGAAAATGAGATTATAGAAACGCAGGCCAGTAAATCATATGTTTCGTTCCAGCCACTGGGAACTATTTTGGCTGTTATGCCCTGGAATTTCCCGTTTTGGCAAGTGTTTCGTTTTGCGGCTCCAACTTTAATGGCGGGTAACACAGCGGTGTTAAAACATGCCAGCAATGTTCCCGGATGTGCCGTGGCCATCGAAGATATTTTCCGCGAAGCCGGATTCCCCGAGAATATATTCCGCTCCCTTTTAATTGGCAGCTCAATGGTCGAAAAAGTGATCAAACACAAAGCCATTAAAGCAGTGAGCCTTACCGGAAGTACACCGGCCGGAAAAAGTGTTGCAGCACTTGCCGGAGCCGAGTTAAAAAAGTGTGTACTTGAATTGGGTGGCAGCGATCCTTATCTGATATTAAAAGATGCCGACCTGGAAATGGCCGCAAAAACATGTGCTGCCGGGCGTCTGTTAAATGCCGGGCAAAGTTGTATTGGTGCGAAACGTTTTATCGTTGAAGAATCGGTATATGCGCATTTTTTGGAGCTTTTTACCAATGAAATGGCTGAGGCACAGTTTGGCGATCCGTTCGAAGAGGAGAGCACAATGGGGCCAATGGCGCGCGAAGATCTGCGCGATGAGTTACACCAGCAGGTTGTTGATTCGGTGAATAAAGGAGCAGAAGTTATTCTTGGTGGCGAAATTCCGCATCGGAAAGGTGCTTTTTATCCGCCAACCATTCTGGAAAATATCAAACCCGGAATGCCGGTGTACGAAGAAGAGCTTTTTGGTCCGGTTGCATCGGTAATAAAAGTTAAAGATGAACAAGAAGCGATACACGTAGCCAACGACACCGATTTTGGATTGGGAGCAGCCGTGTTTACCAACAACCTGAAAAAAGGCGAACACATTGCCGAAATGGAACTGGAAGCCGGCGCTTGTTTTGTTAACGATTTTGTAAAATCTGATCCGCGTTTACCATTTGGCGGAATAAAAACCAGCGGATTTGGTCGTGAACTTTCTGTACACGGAATCAAGGAATTTGTGAATGTGAAAACCGTTTTTGTAAAGTAG